A single region of the Deltaproteobacteria bacterium genome encodes:
- the hpnH gene encoding adenosyl-hopene transferase HpnH: MAVPLSQGLRVFSYIMGQKLKGVRRYPLVLMLEPLFRCNLECKGCGKIQFPEETLQKRLSVEECLQSAEECGAPMVSLPGGEPLIHPEIDQIVEGLIKQKRYIYLCTNAILLERKLDLFRPSRYLTFSIHLDGLKHVHDEMVSREGIFDVAVKAIKAAKEKGFRVTTNSTLFDGENPEDVRKFFDFAMELGVEGMMVSPGYQYEKAPDQTHFLRRERARGFFSKVLSNPKKTWRFNQSPLFLDFLMGKIEYRCTPWGNPTRNVFGWQKPCYLLGEGYAKTFKELMETTEWEKYGTGNHPKCADCMVHCGYEPTAVIDTFSSFKKFLYTARASV, encoded by the coding sequence GTGGCTGTTCCTTTATCTCAAGGTCTGCGGGTCTTTTCGTACATCATGGGGCAGAAGCTCAAAGGGGTAAGACGCTATCCCCTCGTGCTGATGCTTGAGCCCCTTTTTCGGTGCAATCTCGAATGCAAGGGGTGCGGGAAAATCCAGTTTCCGGAAGAAACGCTTCAGAAACGGCTGTCGGTCGAGGAGTGTCTTCAGTCAGCCGAGGAGTGCGGCGCCCCGATGGTCTCGCTCCCCGGCGGCGAACCGCTTATCCATCCGGAAATCGATCAGATTGTTGAAGGGCTTATCAAACAAAAGCGCTATATTTACCTCTGCACCAACGCCATCCTGCTGGAAAGAAAACTCGATCTGTTTCGTCCTTCCAGATACTTGACCTTCAGCATCCATCTCGACGGCCTCAAACATGTCCACGACGAAATGGTCTCGCGGGAGGGGATTTTCGATGTGGCCGTCAAGGCGATCAAGGCGGCAAAGGAAAAGGGGTTCCGCGTGACCACCAATTCCACCCTTTTCGACGGTGAAAATCCGGAGGATGTCCGCAAGTTTTTTGATTTTGCGATGGAACTCGGCGTGGAAGGGATGATGGTCTCGCCGGGGTATCAGTATGAGAAGGCCCCCGACCAGACGCATTTTTTGCGCCGCGAACGGGCACGGGGGTTTTTCAGCAAGGTGTTGTCCAATCCCAAAAAGACATGGAGGTTCAACCAATCGCCGCTCTTTCTCGATTTTCTGATGGGAAAAATCGAATACCGGTGCACCCCGTGGGGAAACCCCACCCGCAATGTCTTTGGCTGGCAAAAGCCGTGCTATCTCCTCGGCGAAGGGTACGCCAAAACATTCAAAGAGCTGATGGAAACAACCGAGTGGGAAAAATACGGAACCGGCAACCACCCCAAATGCGCCGACTGTATGGTCCACTGCGGATACGAGCCGACTGCCGTCATCGATACCTTCTCTTCCTTCAAAAAATTCCTCTATACCGCCCGCGCGTCGGTATAG
- a CDS encoding DUF2269 family protein, giving the protein MSYLVYKLIHVVAVVLWLGPSLGAYWFLLKAHREKSSVPLVWVEKNYEQVLIVEHVAFLFLLASGVAMVEKMGWHVIDQPWFSKKLMLVGLVVLIEIVDIWISHYLYRKARRLGDNIKNPVWQKFLRRRKIFYRWIIPMLALIIPAIFYFAVVKPF; this is encoded by the coding sequence ATGAGCTATCTTGTTTACAAGCTCATCCACGTTGTCGCTGTCGTTCTCTGGCTTGGCCCCTCCCTCGGCGCCTACTGGTTCTTGTTGAAGGCCCATCGCGAAAAATCGTCCGTTCCTCTGGTGTGGGTCGAAAAAAATTACGAGCAGGTGCTTATCGTCGAGCATGTTGCATTTCTTTTTCTCCTGGCCAGCGGCGTTGCCATGGTCGAAAAGATGGGTTGGCATGTCATCGATCAACCCTGGTTTTCCAAAAAGCTGATGCTGGTTGGGTTGGTTGTGCTGATTGAAATCGTGGACATCTGGATTTCGCACTATCTCTACCGAAAGGCCCGTCGTTTGGGAGACAACATTAAAAATCCGGTTTGGCAAAAATTCTTGAGGCGCCGGAAGATTTTTTACCGCTGGATTATTCCGATGCTGGCCCTCATTATCCCCGCCATTTTCTACTTTGCCGTAGTAAAGCCTTTTTGA